In Vigna unguiculata cultivar IT97K-499-35 chromosome 3, ASM411807v1, whole genome shotgun sequence, a single genomic region encodes these proteins:
- the LOC114179122 gene encoding aldehyde dehydrogenase family 3 member H1-like isoform X2 → MKSLCLGPFLAVSDPVSSRAFGGHLTRKCFPKQVHFHSRSVVFSSILCSATLSVLPELEEKQIFDGEKANLLVRDLRNCFDSGRTKSYEWRVSQLEAIFKLLKENEKEITEALYKDLAKPQFEAFVSEVSQVKSSCSEALEGLKNWMKPERVSTSITTFPSTAEIVPEPLGVVLVISTWNFPFLLSMDPVIGAICAGNTVVLKPSEIAPATSSLLANLIEQYLDNSAIRVVEGAVPETTALLEQKWDKILYTGSARVGRIVMAAAAKHLTPVILELGGKCPAVVESDVNLQVTARRIIAGKWGCNSGQACIAVDYIITRKEFAPKLISALKEELEQFFGKDPLESKDMSRIVSSNQFARLVKLLDEDKVSDKIVLGGQRDEKKLKISPTIILDVPEDALVMQEEIFGPILPIITVDNIEDCYSIIKSRPKPLAAYLFTNNEQLKKDYVDKISSGGILINDAILHVATRGLPFGGVEESGMGCYHGKFSFDSFSHRKSVLYRSFDADSSIRYPPYTTEKEKLLKAVISGNIVQIILALFGWS, encoded by the exons ATGAAAAGCCTCTGCCTTGGGCCGTTCCTTGCTGTTAG TGACCCAGTTAGTTCAAGAGCCTTTGGAGGCCATTTAACCAGAAAGTGCTTCCCCAAGCAAGTTCATTTCCACTCCCGTTCTGTTGTTTTCTCTTCTATCTT ATGTTCTGCAACCCTATCAGTGTTGCCAGAATTAGAAGAGAAGCAGATATTTGATGGAGAGAAGGCTAATTTGCTTGTTAGAGATCTCAGAAATTGCTTTGATTCAGGCAGGACAAAGAGCTATGAATGGAGGGTTTCCCAGTTGGAGGCCATTTTTAAGCTGTTGAAAGAGAATGAGAAGGAAATCACTGAAGCTCTATATAAGGACCTTGCTAAACCTCAATTTGAAGCATTTGTATCTGAG GTTTCCCAGGTAAAATCCTCATGCAGTGAAGCACTTGAGGGGCTGAAAAACTGGATGAAGCCTGAGAGG GTGAGTACTTCAATCACAACATTTCCATCAACAGCAGAGATTGTGCCAGAACCGCTGGGGGTGGTGTTGGTTATCTCTACATGGAATTTTCCTTTCT TGTTATCAATGGATCCTGTTATTGGAGCCATTTGTGCGGGTAACACAGTGGTCCTTAAACCATCAGAAATTGCTCCAGCAACATCATCACTGCTTGCAAATTTGATCGAACAATATTTGGACAATTCTGCCATAAGAGTTGTTGAAGGGGCTGTTCCTGAAACAACTGCTCTCCTGGAGCAGAAGTGGGATAAGATACTTTATACAG GTAGTGCGAGAGTTGGTCGCATTGTCATGGCTGCAGCTGCAAAGCATCTTACACCAGTGATTCTGGAACTTGGAGGAAAGTGCCCTGCTGTTGTTGAATCAGATGTCAACTTACAA GTTACTGCTAGGAGGATAATAGCTGGCAAGTGGGGATGCAATAGTGGACAAGCATGCATTGCTGTTGATTATATCATCACAAGAAAAGAGTTTGCTCCAAAGCTG ATAAGTGCCTTAAAAGAAGAATTGGAACAATTTTTTGGTAAAGATCCATTGGAATCAAAAGACATGTCACGGATTGTGTCTTCTAACCAGTTTGCACGGCTTGTGAAACTCTTGGATGAGGATAAGGTATCTGACAAGATTGTTTTAGGAGGTCAGAGGGATGAGAAGAAATT AAAAATTTCCCCAACTATCATATTAGATGTTCCTGAAGATGCTTTGGTAATGCAGGAGGAGATATTTGGGCCAATTTTGCCAATCATCACA GTGGACAACATAGAAGATTGCTACAGTATAATCAAATCAAGGCCAAAACCTCTTGCTGCATATCTCTTCACAAACAATGAGCAGCTGAAGAAGGATTATGTGGATAAGATATCATCAGGAGGGATACTCATCAATGACGCTATCCTCCAT GTTGCAACTCGTGGTTTGCCTTTTGGAGGAGTTGAAGAGAGTGGAATGGGTTGTTACCATGGAAAATTCTCTTTTGATAGTTTCAGCCATAGAAAGTCAGTTCTCTATAGAAGTTTTGATGCAGATTCATCCATAAGATATCCTCCATACACAACTGAGAAGGAAAAATTATTGAAGGCCGTTATCAGTGGCAATATTGTTCAAATAATTCTTGCTCTTTTTGGATGGTCTTAA
- the LOC114179122 gene encoding aldehyde dehydrogenase family 3 member H1-like isoform X1, with protein MLICMQVNSDFEILVLDITTKDFSASCPTMKSLCLGPFLAVSDPVSSRAFGGHLTRKCFPKQVHFHSRSVVFSSILCSATLSVLPELEEKQIFDGEKANLLVRDLRNCFDSGRTKSYEWRVSQLEAIFKLLKENEKEITEALYKDLAKPQFEAFVSEVSQVKSSCSEALEGLKNWMKPERVSTSITTFPSTAEIVPEPLGVVLVISTWNFPFLLSMDPVIGAICAGNTVVLKPSEIAPATSSLLANLIEQYLDNSAIRVVEGAVPETTALLEQKWDKILYTGSARVGRIVMAAAAKHLTPVILELGGKCPAVVESDVNLQVTARRIIAGKWGCNSGQACIAVDYIITRKEFAPKLISALKEELEQFFGKDPLESKDMSRIVSSNQFARLVKLLDEDKVSDKIVLGGQRDEKKLKISPTIILDVPEDALVMQEEIFGPILPIITVDNIEDCYSIIKSRPKPLAAYLFTNNEQLKKDYVDKISSGGILINDAILHVATRGLPFGGVEESGMGCYHGKFSFDSFSHRKSVLYRSFDADSSIRYPPYTTEKEKLLKAVISGNIVQIILALFGWS; from the exons ATGCTTATATGTATGCAAGTTAAttcagattttgaaattttagttttagaCATCACTACCAAAGATTTTTCTGCTTCTTGTCCTACCATGAAAAGCCTCTGCCTTGGGCCGTTCCTTGCTGTTAG TGACCCAGTTAGTTCAAGAGCCTTTGGAGGCCATTTAACCAGAAAGTGCTTCCCCAAGCAAGTTCATTTCCACTCCCGTTCTGTTGTTTTCTCTTCTATCTT ATGTTCTGCAACCCTATCAGTGTTGCCAGAATTAGAAGAGAAGCAGATATTTGATGGAGAGAAGGCTAATTTGCTTGTTAGAGATCTCAGAAATTGCTTTGATTCAGGCAGGACAAAGAGCTATGAATGGAGGGTTTCCCAGTTGGAGGCCATTTTTAAGCTGTTGAAAGAGAATGAGAAGGAAATCACTGAAGCTCTATATAAGGACCTTGCTAAACCTCAATTTGAAGCATTTGTATCTGAG GTTTCCCAGGTAAAATCCTCATGCAGTGAAGCACTTGAGGGGCTGAAAAACTGGATGAAGCCTGAGAGG GTGAGTACTTCAATCACAACATTTCCATCAACAGCAGAGATTGTGCCAGAACCGCTGGGGGTGGTGTTGGTTATCTCTACATGGAATTTTCCTTTCT TGTTATCAATGGATCCTGTTATTGGAGCCATTTGTGCGGGTAACACAGTGGTCCTTAAACCATCAGAAATTGCTCCAGCAACATCATCACTGCTTGCAAATTTGATCGAACAATATTTGGACAATTCTGCCATAAGAGTTGTTGAAGGGGCTGTTCCTGAAACAACTGCTCTCCTGGAGCAGAAGTGGGATAAGATACTTTATACAG GTAGTGCGAGAGTTGGTCGCATTGTCATGGCTGCAGCTGCAAAGCATCTTACACCAGTGATTCTGGAACTTGGAGGAAAGTGCCCTGCTGTTGTTGAATCAGATGTCAACTTACAA GTTACTGCTAGGAGGATAATAGCTGGCAAGTGGGGATGCAATAGTGGACAAGCATGCATTGCTGTTGATTATATCATCACAAGAAAAGAGTTTGCTCCAAAGCTG ATAAGTGCCTTAAAAGAAGAATTGGAACAATTTTTTGGTAAAGATCCATTGGAATCAAAAGACATGTCACGGATTGTGTCTTCTAACCAGTTTGCACGGCTTGTGAAACTCTTGGATGAGGATAAGGTATCTGACAAGATTGTTTTAGGAGGTCAGAGGGATGAGAAGAAATT AAAAATTTCCCCAACTATCATATTAGATGTTCCTGAAGATGCTTTGGTAATGCAGGAGGAGATATTTGGGCCAATTTTGCCAATCATCACA GTGGACAACATAGAAGATTGCTACAGTATAATCAAATCAAGGCCAAAACCTCTTGCTGCATATCTCTTCACAAACAATGAGCAGCTGAAGAAGGATTATGTGGATAAGATATCATCAGGAGGGATACTCATCAATGACGCTATCCTCCAT GTTGCAACTCGTGGTTTGCCTTTTGGAGGAGTTGAAGAGAGTGGAATGGGTTGTTACCATGGAAAATTCTCTTTTGATAGTTTCAGCCATAGAAAGTCAGTTCTCTATAGAAGTTTTGATGCAGATTCATCCATAAGATATCCTCCATACACAACTGAGAAGGAAAAATTATTGAAGGCCGTTATCAGTGGCAATATTGTTCAAATAATTCTTGCTCTTTTTGGATGGTCTTAA